A stretch of the Camarhynchus parvulus chromosome 4, STF_HiC, whole genome shotgun sequence genome encodes the following:
- the LBX2 gene encoding LOW QUALITY PROTEIN: transcription factor LBX2 (The sequence of the model RefSeq protein was modified relative to this genomic sequence to represent the inferred CDS: inserted 2 bases in 1 codon): MTSAGEAAGSPPLPAAVGGHRRSPLDRLPPPANTTKPLTPFGIEDILGRPXAAGAPGTGTGPAAPPAPTGPRGGGGGCAPASPLWALEELASKTFQGLELGMLQAAGGPSPPGASGPRPPCRKRRKSRTAFTAQQLRELEQRFRRQRYLSPVDRDALAARLALSAAQVITWFQNRRAKLKRDLEELRADVASLQALPPAALQQLAGLPEPPGAPGTGTGTTEPAELSEEEIDVAD, from the exons ATGACCTCGGCGGGGGAGGCGGCCGGTTCCCCCCCGCTGCCCGCCGCGGTCGGCGGCCACCGGCGGAGCCCCCTGGACCGGCTCCCGCCCCCCGCCAACACCACAAAACCGCTGACCCCCTTCGGCATCGAGGACATCCTTGGACGTCC CGCGGCGGGAGCCCCCGGGACCGGCACCGGTCCCgccgccccccccgccccgacagggccccgcggcggcggcggcggctgcgccCCGGCCTCGCCGCTCTGGGCGCTGGAGGAACTCGCCAGTAAAACcttccaggggctggagctgggaatgctgcaggcgGCCGGAG GTCCGTCCCCACCGGGCGCCTCGGGCCCGCGTCCTCCCTGCAGGAAGCGCCGCAAGTCCCGGACCGCGTTCACGGCGCAGCAGCTgcgggagctggagcagcgATTCCGGCGGCAGCGCTACCTCTCCCCGGTGGACCGGGACGCGCTGGCGGCGCGGCTGGCGCTCTCCGCCGCCCAGGTCATCACCTGGTTCCAGAACCGCCGCGCCAAGCTCAAGCGGGACCTGGAGGAGCTGCGGGCGGACGTGGCCTCGCTGCAAGCGCTGCCCCCCGCcgccctgcagcagctggcgGGGCTGCCCGAGCCCCCGGGGGCTCCcgggaccggcaccgggaccACAGAGCCCGCCGAGCTCTCGGAGGAGGAGATCGACGTGGCGGACTGA
- the PCGF1 gene encoding polycomb group RING finger protein 1 isoform X2: MASPPQGGPMAIAMRLRNQLQAVYKMDPLRNEEEVKVKMKELNEHIVCFLCAGYFIDATTITECLHTFCKSCIVKYLQTSKYCPMCNTKIHETQPLLNLKLDRVMQDIVYKLVPGLQHSEEKRIREFYQSRGLDRVTQPSGDDTVGGDPMGLPYSTFDHSRAHYFRYDEHVSLCLEKLSSSKDKSKAMLQKYVRCSVRAQIRHLRRVLCHRLGLSLQHVQILFDNEPLPDHMTMKQLWLSRWFGKPAPLLLHYSIKDKRR; this comes from the exons ATGGCGTCGCCTCCTCAGGGGGGCCCGATGGCCATCGCCATGCGGCTGCGGAACCAGCTCCAGGCCGTCTACAAGATGGACCCGCTGCGGAACGAG GAGGAGGTGAAGGTGAAGATGAAGGAGCTGAACGAGCACATCGTGTGTTTCCTGTGCGCCGGGTACTTCATCGACGCCACCACCATCACCGAGTGCCTGCACACCT tctgCAAGAGCTGCATCGTGAAGTACCTGCAGACCAGCAAGTACTGCCCCATGTGCAACACCAAGATCCACGAGACGCAGCCGCTGCTCAACCTCAAACTGGACAGGGTCATGCAGGACATCGTCTACAAGCTGGTGCCCGGCCTGCAGCACA GTGAGGAGAAGCGGATCCGGGAGTTCTACCAGTCCCGAGGCCTCGACCGGGTGACGCAGCCCAGCGGTGACG acACGGTGGGGGGTGACCCCATGGGGCTCCCCTACAGCACCTTTGACCACTCGCGCGCTCACTATTTCCGCTACGATGAGCACGTCTCGCTCTGCCTGGAGAAACTGAG ctccagcaaggACAAGAGCAAGGCCATGCTGCAG aaATACGTGAGGTGCTCCGTGAGGGCACAGATCCGACACCTGCGGAGGGTCCTGTGCCACcggctggggctgtccctgcagcac GTGCAGATCCTGTTTGACAACGAGCCCCTCCCCGACCACATGACAAtgaagcagctctggctctcaCGCTGGTTTGGCAAG CCTGcgcccctcctgctgcactaCAGCATCAAGGACAAGAGAAGGTAG
- the PCGF1 gene encoding polycomb group RING finger protein 1 isoform X1 → MASPPQGGPMAIAMRLRNQLQAVYKMDPLRNEEEVKVKMKELNEHIVCFLCAGYFIDATTITECLHTFCKSCIVKYLQTSKYCPMCNTKIHETQPLLNLKLDRVMQDIVYKLVPGLQHSEEKRIREFYQSRGLDRVTQPSGDDTVGGDPMGLPYSTFDHSRAHYFRYDEHVSLCLEKLSSSKDKSKAMLQQKYVRCSVRAQIRHLRRVLCHRLGLSLQHVQILFDNEPLPDHMTMKQLWLSRWFGKPAPLLLHYSIKDKRR, encoded by the exons ATGGCGTCGCCTCCTCAGGGGGGCCCGATGGCCATCGCCATGCGGCTGCGGAACCAGCTCCAGGCCGTCTACAAGATGGACCCGCTGCGGAACGAG GAGGAGGTGAAGGTGAAGATGAAGGAGCTGAACGAGCACATCGTGTGTTTCCTGTGCGCCGGGTACTTCATCGACGCCACCACCATCACCGAGTGCCTGCACACCT tctgCAAGAGCTGCATCGTGAAGTACCTGCAGACCAGCAAGTACTGCCCCATGTGCAACACCAAGATCCACGAGACGCAGCCGCTGCTCAACCTCAAACTGGACAGGGTCATGCAGGACATCGTCTACAAGCTGGTGCCCGGCCTGCAGCACA GTGAGGAGAAGCGGATCCGGGAGTTCTACCAGTCCCGAGGCCTCGACCGGGTGACGCAGCCCAGCGGTGACG acACGGTGGGGGGTGACCCCATGGGGCTCCCCTACAGCACCTTTGACCACTCGCGCGCTCACTATTTCCGCTACGATGAGCACGTCTCGCTCTGCCTGGAGAAACTGAG ctccagcaaggACAAGAGCAAGGCCATGCTGCAG cagaaATACGTGAGGTGCTCCGTGAGGGCACAGATCCGACACCTGCGGAGGGTCCTGTGCCACcggctggggctgtccctgcagcac GTGCAGATCCTGTTTGACAACGAGCCCCTCCCCGACCACATGACAAtgaagcagctctggctctcaCGCTGGTTTGGCAAG CCTGcgcccctcctgctgcactaCAGCATCAAGGACAAGAGAAGGTAG